One stretch of Miscanthus floridulus cultivar M001 chromosome 18, ASM1932011v1, whole genome shotgun sequence DNA includes these proteins:
- the LOC136519452 gene encoding uncharacterized protein: MQVNDRQQAARAVTMADYQVSNKLAAAAAAASLPVSKDDKEEVLPPLPAMHDVVEQMIKPPRPLQPAAAVVVDVKEPPPASPPPVAAVLPADDDDNKINKKKKTLLLTVCLWALVHALAFVVAIVPYSSPKAPPAPS; the protein is encoded by the exons ATGCAGGTGAACGATCGACAACAAGCAGCAAGAGCGGTGACCATGGCCGACTACCAGGTGAGCAACAAGCTGGCTGCGGCTGCCGCAGCTGCTTCGCTCCCAGTTTCCAAGGACGACAAGGAGGAGGTGTTGCCTCCGCTGCCGGCCATGCACGACGTCGTCGAGCAGATGATCAAGCCACCGCGTCCTCTGCAGCCGGCAGCAGCCGTGGTCGTGGACGTGAAAGAGCCGCCGCCTGCTTCTCCTCCTCCGGTGGCCGCCGTCTTGCCGgcggacgacgacgacaacaagatcaacaagaagaagaagactctCCTACTCACGGTCTGCCTGTGGGCCCTCGTCCACGCACTCGCCTTCGTCGTCGCCATAGTGCCATACTCATCGCCGAAGGCACCCCCTGCACCAAG ttgA